The Primulina huaijiensis isolate GDHJ02 chromosome 9, ASM1229523v2, whole genome shotgun sequence genomic interval AAGTGATGTGGTTGTCTATTGCTAGATCCAGAGAGATTAGAAATACTTCCTTTTCATAGCTGACTTGATTTTCCCTTAATGGCCAGATCCTTTTGCTGATGCAAATGCTGAGAATTCTGGtgccgggtcaaaggactacaTTCATGTTCGCGTACAGCAGCGGAATGGTCGGAAAAGCCTAACAACTGTTCAGGGTTTAAAGAAAGAGTTCAGCTATAACAAAATCCTTAAGGATCTCAAGAAGGAGTTTTGCTGCAATGGAACTGTTGT includes:
- the LOC140984839 gene encoding protein translation factor SUI1 homolog, which encodes MSDFDIQTPTALDPFADANAENSGAGSKDYIHVRVQQRNGRKSLTTVQGLKKEFSYNKILKDLKKEFCCNGTVVQDPELGQVIQLQGDQRKNVSSFLIQAGIVKKEHIKIHGF